One stretch of Harmonia axyridis chromosome 1, icHarAxyr1.1, whole genome shotgun sequence DNA includes these proteins:
- the LOC123685610 gene encoding CAD protein-like isoform X2: MVGYPESLTDPSYNRQILVLTYPIIGSYGVPDQELKDDHGIPCFFESSKIWASALVVGEYCDYPSHWRKQQTLSEWMEQENIPGIQGVDTRALVKKIREKGSCLGKIVYELPETPEITTFENPNILNLVEEVSVTKPVTYNKNGYPRICAVDCGLKYNQIRCLLRRGARVDVVPWNHKLNVDEYDGLFLSNGPGDPVMCEDTIENLKVVLGSPKIKPIFGICLGHQLLATAIGCKTFKMTYGNRGHNQPCIHEHTKKCYMTSQNHGYAVDPHSLHKNWEPLFTNANDKTNEGIVHTKLPYFSVQFHPEHTAGPEDLECLFDVFLELVENHGKNEMTALESIKSKLSFKKELSSIVRPKKVLIIGSGGLSIGQAGEFDYSGSQAIKALREENIQTVLINPNIATVQTSKGLADKVYFLPLVAEYVEQVIKVERPDGALLTFGGQTGLNCGIELAKQGVFERYNVNILGTPIQSIIDTEDRKIFSEKINGIGEKVAPSLAAHSVNEALEAAEELGYPVMTRAAFSLGGLGSGFANNKEELRVLAIKGLAHSAQLIIDKSLKGWKEVEYEVVRDAYDNCITVCNMENVDPLGIHTGESIVVAPSQTLSDREYNMLRTTAIKVIKHFGIVGECNIQYALNPDSEEFYIIEVNARLSRSSALASKATGYPLAYVAAKLGLGIPLPEIKNSVTGDTTACFEPSLDYCVVKIPRWDLHKFQRVSTKIGSSMKSVGEVMAIGRKFEEAFQKALRMVDENVSGFDPYIKKVEDEELEQPTDKRMFVIAAALKSGYSVDKLYELTKIDRWFLQKMKNVIDWNTYLESLNPEEVTREILLKSKQIGFCDKQIGAAVQSTEQAIRNMREELCVKPFVKQIDTVAAEWPATTNYLYLTYNAHSHDVTFDDEHVMVLGSGVYRIGSSVEFDWCAVGCIRELRKLKRKTIMVNYNPETVSTDYDMSDRLYFEEISYEVVMDIYNIENPLGIILSMGGQLPNNIAMDLYHQQARILGTSPKSIDEAENRFKFSRALDRIGIKQPRWKELTNLKSAIEFCDEVKYPCLVRPSYVLSGAAMNVAHSNKDLETYLKAASDVSKEHPVVISKFEVNAKELDVDAVARNGEILCMALSEHVENAGVHSGDATLVTPPQDINPKTLSKIKAITKAIAVELDVTGPFNMQLIAKNDELKVIECNVRVSRSFPFVSKTLDHDFVAMATKVIMGEPCEEAKVLHGVGKVGVKVPQFSFSRLAGADFMLGVEMASTGEVAAFGENRYEAYLKALMSTGISLPEKSIFLSIGRFEHKNELLPSVTALAEMGYKLYGSTSTADFYSSNNVKIELVEYHNVDDITCQELGNLAEFLSKKRFDLVINLPRRDGGVRRVSSFTTPGYKTRRLAIDFSVPLITDIKCAKLLVEALKLIGRAPPMKTHTDCLTSKTLFRLPGFIDTHVHVREPGATHKEDYDTCTAAALAGGVTMICAMPNTNPAIIDKESLLLVKKLAKEKARCDYAVFLGASSENYTTAADLVHEVAGLKMYLNDTFTTLKLNDLNVWTKHLSNWPERAPLCVHAEGQTTAAILFLANMQNRPIHICHVARKEEILVIKAAKERGMRVTCEVCPHHLFFSTDDVERIGEDKAQVRPMLVSPEDQQSLWDNLHIIDCFATDHAPHTIQEKTSNNPPPGFPGLETILPLLLNAVNEGRMTLDDIINRFHKNPKKIFNLPEQFNTYVEVDLDEEWTIPETTAFSKAQWTPFAGKTVKGAVHRVVLRGEVAYLDGQILVPPGYGRDVKEWDTRKSMLNLDIRPPSSLNSPVSPISSVYDFVDDSNSETNLQSLHGKHILAVDMFSKDQLNIIFTLAESFRNCILKDELIDHIMKGKVMASIFYEVSTRTSCSFSAAMQRLGGTVIHMDETTSSVKKGESLEDSIAVMAGYSDVVVLRHPLPGSVQKASKVSRKPIINAGDGVGEHPTQALLDIFAIREEIGTVNGLVITLVGDLKNGRTVHSLARLLTLYNVQLNYVSPDSLKMPRHIVEYVESKGVSQAEYNTLEAVLPHTDVLYMTRIQRERFGTQEEYDQACGHFIVTPHMMTSAKKKMIVLHPLPRVFEISSEFDTDPRAAYFRQAEGGMYIRMALLAAVAGRTHQLMKYMGPFV; this comes from the exons ATGGTAGGATATCCAGAATCCTTAACAGACCCCAGTTACAATCGCCAGATATTAGTTTTAACTTATCCTATTATTGGGAGTTATGGCGTACCTGACCAAGAACTCAAAGATGATCATGGGATTCCCTG ctTTTTCGAGTCTTCCAAGATCTGGGCATCTGCATTGGTTGTGGGTGAATATTGTGATTATCCTAGTCATTGGAGAAAACAACAAACATTGTCGGAATGGATGGAGCAGGAAAATATACCAGGAATACAAGGAGTCGACACAAGAGCGTTAGTGAAAAAAATTAGAGAGAAAGGAAGTTGCCTTGGAAAAATAGTATATGAGCTACCCGAAACACCTGAAATAACAACCTTTGAGAATCCAAATATATTGAACCTAGTCGAAGAAGTGTCAGTTACT AAACCAGTTACATACAACAAAAATGGATATCCAAGAATTTGTGCAGTTGATTGCGGCTTGAAGTACAACCAAATAAGATGTCTCTTGAGAAGAGGCGCTAGAGTAGATGTTGTTCCATGGAATCATAAATTGAATGTTGATGAATATGACGGTCTCTTTTTGAGCAATGGCCCAGGTGACCCTGTTATGTGTGAAGATACTATAGAAAACTTGAAAGTGGTGTTAGGATCTCCAAAAATAAAACCCATCTTTGGTATTTGTTTAGGACATCAGCTATTGGCTACTGCCATAGGATGCAAGACATTTAAGATGAC ttatggTAACCGCGGACACAATCAACCATGTATTCATGAAcatacaaaaaaatgttatatgACATCACAAAATCACGGTTATGCTGTGGATCCCCATTCCTTGCACAAGAACTGGGAACCACTTTTCACAAATGCTAATGACAAAACAAATGAAGGAATAGTTCATACCAAGCTTCCATATTTCAGTGTACAATTCCATCCAGAGCATACAGCTGGACCAGAGGATTTAGAGTGTTTATTTGATGTATTTTTAGAGCTAGTGGAAAATCATGGCAAAAATGAAATGACTGCTTTGGAAAGTATCAAATCGAAGTTATCATTCAAAAAAGAACTTTCCAGTATTGTGagaccaaaaaaagttcttatTATCGGATCTGGGGGATTATCTATTGGACAAGCTGGAGAGTTTGATTATTCTGGATCACAAGCAATCAAAGCTCTACGTGAAGAAAATATCCAAACTGTCCTCATCAATCCGAACATAGCTACAGTTCAAACTTCTAAAGGTCTAGCTGATAAAGTGTATTTCCTACCTTTAGTTGCAGAATATGTGGAACAAGTAATCAAAGTTGAACGTCCTGATGGAGCTCTACTTACCTTTGGTGGGCAAACTGGTCTTAATTGTGGTATTGAATTAGCAAAGCAAGGAGTATTTGAAAGATATAATGTGAATATACTAGGAACCCCTATTCAATCAATTATCGATACAGAAgatagaaaaattttcagtgaaaaaataaatggaatagGAGAAAAGGTCGCTCCAAGTTTAGCAGCTCATTCAGTGAATGAAGCTCTGGAGGCTGCGGAGGAACTAGGTTACCCTGTAATGACAAGAGCAGCATTTTCTCTAGGAGGGTTAGGTTCTGGGTTCGCTAATAACAAAGAGGAACTAAGAGTACTTGCTATTAAAGGTTTGGCACATTCAGCTCAACTAATTATCGACAAATCACTCAAAGGTTGGAAAGAG GTCGAATATGAAGTTGTTAGGGATGCCTACGATAACTGTATAACAGTATGTAACATGGAAAATGTCGATCCCTTAGGAATTCATACAGGAGAATCTATTGTTGTAGCACCAAGTCAAACATTAAGTGATAGGGAATACAATATGCTTCGAACAACAGCAATAAAAGTTATAAAACATTTCGGAATAGTTGGAGAATGTAATATTCAATATGCTTTGAACCCTGATTCTGAAGAGTTTTACATAATTGAAGTGAACGCAAGATTATCGAGGAGTTCTGCATTGGCCAGTAAAGCAACTGGTTATCCATTAGCTTATGTAGCAGCTAAATTAGGATTAGGAATACCACTTCCTGAAATCAAAAACTCAGTTACAGGAGACACAACTGCTTGCTTCGAGCCTAGTTTAGATTACTGTGTTGTCAAAATCCCTAGATGGGATTTACATAAATTCCAAAGGGTGAGTACCAAAATAGGAAGCTCAATGAAAAGTGTGGGAGAGGTAATGGCAATTGGAAGAAAATTTGAAGAAGCATTTCAAAAGGCACTACGAATGGTCGATGAAAATGTATCCGGTTTCGATCCATACATAAAAAAAGTTGAAGATGAAGAACTGGAGCAACCCACTGATAAGCGAATGTTTGTTATAGCTGCAGCCTTAAAGAGTGGATATAGTGTGGATAAACTTTATGAACTCACTAAAATCGACAGGTGGTTCttgcagaaaatgaaaaatgtaatcGATTGGAATACATACTTAGAATCTCTAAATCCAGAAGAAGTCACTagagaaatattattgaaatctaAGCAAATAGGTTTCTGCGATAAACAAATAGGTGCAGCAGTACAAAGTACAGAGCAAGCTATACGAAATATGAGAGAGGAATTATGTGTCAAACCATTTGTTAAACAAATAGATACTGTGGCAGCAGAATGGCCAGCAACAACAAACTACCTCTATCTGACGTACAATGCACATTCCCATGATGTAACATTTGATGATGAACATGTGATGGTACTCGGCTCAGGTGTTTATAGGATTGGAAGTTCTGTGGAATTTGATTGGTGCGCGGTTGGTTGCATTCGAGAacttcgaaaattaaaaagaaaaacaattatggTGAACTACAACCCTGAAACAGTCAGTACCGACTACGATATGTCGGATAGATtatatttcgaagaaatttcttATGAGGTTGTTATGGACATTTATAATATAGAGAATCCACTTGGTATAATTTTATCCATGGGTGGTCAGTTGCCCAATAATATAGCAATGGATTTATATCATCAACAAGCAAGAATTCTGGGAACATCTCCAAAATCGATTGACGAGGCTGAAAATAGGTTCAAATTTTCCAGAGCGTTGGATAGAATAGGAATCAAACAACCAAGATGGAAGGAATTAACAAATCTCAAATCAGCAATCGAATTTTGTGATGAAGTCAAATATCCTTGTCTAGTGCGTCCATCGTACGTGCTAAGTGGGGCTGCAATGAATGTTGCTCATTCGAATAAAGATTTAGAAACTTATTTGAAAGCGGCAAGTGATGTCAGCAAAGAACATCCAGTGGTTATTTCCAAATTCGAAGTAAATGCGAAAGAATTAGATGTAGATGCTGTGGCTAGAAATGGTGAGATTTTATGTATGGCACTTTCTGAGCATGTTGAAAATGCTGGCGTTCATTCTGGGGACGCTACTTTGGTTACACCGCCTCAGGACATTAACCCTAAAACTTTGTCTAAGATAAAAGCAATAACAAAAGCCATCGCAGTAGAACTAGATGTTACTGGACCCTTCAATATGCAGTTAATTGCAAAGAATGATGAACTCAAAGTCATTGAATGTAATGTCAGAGTATCTCGATCTTTTCCATTTGTGTCCAAAACTCTAGATCATGATTTTGTCGCAATGGCAACCAAAGTTATAATGGGAGAGCCTTGTGAAGAAGCCAAGGTCTTACATGGAGTTGGAAAAGTAGGGGTAAAAGTGccccaattttcattttctagatTAGCTGGAGCTGATTTCATGTTGGGTGTTGAAATGGCATCTACTGGGGAAGTAGCTGCATTTGGCGAGAATAGATATGAAGCATATCTAAAAGCTCTGATGAGCACAGGCATAAGTCTGCCAGAAAAATCCATATTCTTGTCTATAGGCAGATTTGAG cataaaaatgaattactaCCTAGTGTGACCGCTCTTGCAGAAATGGGATATAAACTATATGGAAGTACAAGCACAGCCGATTTTTATTCATCTAACAACGTTAAG attgAATTGGTCGAATACCATAATGTAGATGATATTACTTGTCAAGAGTTAGGTAATTTGGCGGAGTTTTTGTCGAAGAAACGATTCGATCTGGTGATCAATCTTCCAAGAAGAGATGGAGGTGTTCGAAGAGTATCATCCTTCACAACTCCTGGTTATAAAACCCGGCGGTTAGCCATAGATTTCTCTGTGCCTCTCATAACCGATATAAAATGTGCCAAACTTTTAGTTGAGGCTCTCAAATTGATTGGTCGCGCACCTCCAATGAAGACTCATACTGACTGTTTAACCTCGAAAACTCTGTTCAGACTGCCAGGATTTATTGATACACACGTTCATGTAAGAGAACCTGGAGCTACTCATAAAGAAGACTATGACACTTGTACTGCTGCAGCTTTAGCAGGGGGTGTTACAATGATTTGTGCCATGCCAAACACAAATCCTGCAATAATAGATAAAGAATCTTTGTTATTGGTCAAAAAGTTGGCTAAAGAAAAGGCACGGTGTGATTATGCTGTATTTTTAGGAGCGTCTTCAGAAAACTATACCACAGCTGCTGATTTAGTACATGAAGTGGCTGGATTGAAAATGTACCTAAATGATACTTTCACCACACTCAAACTCAATGATTTAAATGTGTGGACAAAGCACCTTTCTAACTGGCCTGAAAGAGCTCCATTATGTGTTCACGCGGAGGGCCAAACTACAGCTGCCATTTTATTTTTGGCAAACATGCAGAATAGACCTATACATATATGCCATGTAGCTCGAAAAGAGGAAATATTGGTTATAAAGGCTGCCAAAGAAAGAGGTATGAGGGTTACTTGTGAAGTTTGTCCACATCACTTGTTCTTCTCAACTGATGATGTCGAGAGAATTGGTGAAGACAAAGCCCAAGTTAGACCTATGTTAGTGTCTCCAGAAGATCAACAATCATTATGGGATAATTTACATATCATAGACTGTTTTGCTACCGATCATGCTCCCCATACCATTCAAGAAAAAACATCAAACAATCCTCCACCTGGCTTTCCTGGACTCGAGACTATTCTACCACTTTTATTGAATGCCGTCAATGAAGGAAGAATGACTTTAGATGACATCATAAACAGATTCCATAAAAATCCGAAAAAGATTTTCAACTTGCCAGAACAGTTTAATACTTATGTTGAAGTTGACTTAGATGAGGAATGGACTATTCCCGAAACTACTGCTTTCAGCAAAGCTCAATGGACACCTTTTGCTGGTAAAACGGTAAAAGGAGCGGTGCATAGGGTTGTATTGAGGGGCGAAGTTGCCTATTTGGACGGACAAATATTGGTTCCACCAGGTTATGGCCGAGATGTCAAAGAGTGGGACACTAGAAAATCAATGCTGAATCTGGATATCAGGCCACCTTCTAGCTTGAACAGCCCAGTTTCACCTATTTCTTCTGTGTATGATTTCGTTGATGACTCTAATTCTGAAACAAATCTGCAATCACTGCATGGAAAACATATACTGGCGGTTGATATGTTCTCTAAAGATCAGCTCAATATAATTTTCACATTAGCTGAATCCTTCCGAAATTGCATTTTGAAGGATGAACTAATCGATCACATCATGAAAGGAAAAGTAATGGCTTCAATTTTCTACGAAGTGAGTACCAGGACAAGTTGCAGTTTCTCTGCAGCAATGCAACGTTTGGGAGGCACAGTCATACATATGGACGAGACTACTTCTTCAGTGAAGAAGGGAGAATCTTTGGAAGATTCTATTGCTGTTATGGCGGGATATTCTGATGTAGTAGTTCTGAGACATCCACTACCTGGTTCTGTTCAA aaagcATCTAAAGTCAGTAGAAAGCCTATTATAAATGCAGGAGATGGCGTTGGAGAACACCCTACACAAGCTCTCTTGGATATCTTTGCCATAAGAGAAGAAATAGGAACAGTAAACGGACTAGTTATTACATTAGTTGGGGATTTGAAAAATGGAAGAACTGTACATTCTTTAGCCCGTCTTCTCACTCTTTATAATGTGCAATTAAACTATGTCAGTCCAGATAGTTTGAAAATGCCAAGACACATTGTGGAATATGTTGAATCTAAAGGTGTATCTCAAGCAGAATACAACACCTTAGAGGCAGTTTTACCGCACACTGATGTTTTGTATATGACAAGAATTCAGAGAGAACGGTTTGGTACTCAGGAAGAATATGATCAG GCTTGCGGTCACTTCATAGTCACACCACATATGATGACTAGTGCTAAAAAGAAGATGATTGTTCTTCATCCTTTACCGAGAgtttttgaaatcagctcagAATTTGATACAGATCCTCGAGCTGCATATTTCAGACAAGCAGAAGGAGGAATGTATATAAGAATGGCCTTATTAGCTGCAGTCGCTGGAAGGACCCATCAATTGATGAAGTATATGGGTCCATTCGTTTGA